A window of Geothrix edaphica genomic DNA:
CTCCACGGCCAGGGCCCAGACGATGCGGGCCTCGATGTCCGCGAAGGGCTTCACGTCGCCGGTGGGCGACACGCGGAAGAGCTTCCCCTCGCCCGTGGGCGCCACGATCAGATCCTGGCCCAGGCGCGCCAAGGCGAAGACGATGCCGCCCTTGACCTGGCCCAGGGGCTTCACCTGGCCGCCGGTGTAGTGGAACAGCTTGCCGTCGGTGCCCGCGGACAGATAGGTACCTCCGGAACCATCCGGCACCGCCGCCCAGATCACGCCTTCGGGCAGCTGGCCCACGCGGCGGAGGTTCGGGGCCAGGCGCAGGCGCCCATCGGCGCCGATGCGGACACCATGGGTCTCGGAACCCAGCCAGTCATTGAACCCGGAGAACGTGGCGGTGGGCTGGTCCGCCAAGGCGGTCACCCCCATGACAGCGGGAAGAAGGAACGTCATCCAGCGCATAGAACCCTTTCGTCCGAGAGCCATCATTCGATTTCCACATCCAGCTGGCTGAGGCCCCGCACCTCCCGGTCCAGGGGCAGCACCGCCCGACCGACGATGCGCCGCTGCAGCTTGTTGTCGCTGCTGGCCCCGTCGCCGCTCACCAGGCTCGCCACCGTGGGGGGGATGCCCTCGATGCGGCTGCCGCGCAGGCCCGCGCCGGGCTGGGCCTGCACCAGGAGGGCATAGGCGTGGTTGTTCCGGAGGGCCCCGTTCAGGAGGCGCACCACATCGCCCAGGTTGGCCACGTCGATCATGCGCTCGTCGGGATCCGCGGCCATGAGGCTGAAGCCGTCACCCACCATGAGGGTGGCCTTGCCCTTGGCGGCGGAGGAGGGCACCTGGATGTTGAAGGTGGCCGTCTCCCGCACGCCCTGGATGTTCTGGAGGGTCACGAGCACCGGCAGCACCTCGCCCCGCTTGGCCCGGGCCTTCAGCAGGCGCACCCCGGCGATGCCCGACAGGTCCAGCCGCTCCTCGGCCTTGATGGTCAGGGAGATGCCCTCGAACACCGGCTTCTCGAAGGGGTTGAGCATGATGGCCTGGAGCATGGCGCCGATGTACTGGGACATGCGAGAGGGGTTCAGGTCCGCGATGACGTTCTCGATCAGGATGGCGGGATGCCCGGCCAGCTTGATGTTGCCCTGCATGGACAGGCTCTGGAGCCCGAGGCCGCGGGTGTGGGCGTCCAGCGTCTGGGCCACGGCCGTGGCCACCAGCGCCGGCGTGGCCACCGGGTGGTCCATCAACTCGAAGCGGAAGTTCAGGGTGCGCTTGCCCCCCAGGTTCAGGCCGATCCGCAGCGGGACCATGCGTGCCTCGGCCCCCAGCAGGCCCGCCACGCCCGAGCTGCGGTCCAGCCGCAGGGCACCGATGGGCGCCACCGGCATGGCCATCTTGAAGGAGCTCTGGTAGCTCGCCACCGAGCTGGCCACCGTGGCGGACCAGAGCGGCAGATCCACGGGACCGAGGTTGAACAGCTGGTGGCCGAAGAGCAGCACCCGCTTGCCCGAGATGAACGTGATCGTGCCCGCGGCCGCCAGATCCAGGTCCCCCTGCATAAGGGTGATGGCCGCCATGCCCCCGGGTTCGATGGGGCTGGCTTCCTCTCGCCCCCCGGACAGGACCGGCGCCGCGGCGAAGGTGATGGGCAGCCCGGACCAGAGGCGCCGGGCCTCGGCCCCCAGGCTGCTGCCGACGAGGGCCATGGGCAGCGCCTGGGGATCCGCCTCGCCCATCAGGGTCCGGAAATCCAGCATCTCCCCCGCCAGGGCCGCCTTGAGGACCTTGGGCGGCTCCAGCTTGGGCAGGATCAGGGGGGTGCGGCTGGGCGCGGTTTCCGGGATGTCCCGGAGCTGATCCAGCATTTCCGCGATGGGCGTGATGCCGCCGATGGCCTCCTTCTCGAAGAGGATGCCTGTGCTCAGGGCCCCGACGAGCTTCCCGTCGATGTAGCAGGGACTGCCGCTCATCCCCGCCAGGATGCCGGTTTCCGCCAAGGGACCGCCCGAGGCCCGGACCATGATCCGGCTCCGCCCGGGAGCGGCGTTCTTCTGTACCCCAAGGACCTCGAATTCGAACCGGTCGATCTTGCCGCCCTGGAACACCGTCCGGCCGTAGCCCTTCATGCCGGCCCGGATCTCGGAAACGGCCAGGGTGGCAGGCCCCTGGGCGGCCAGGGGAGCCAGGGAAAGGAGGGCGAAAGCGAGGGCGACCAGTCTCATCGATATCTCAAGGAATGAATGAAGCCTAGCAGGGCAATCCCGGAAACCGGGACGGCCCCCGGCTGGGCGCCCCTGTGAACTTCGGATGTCCTGGGTGACATTTTCGTTCCATGACCATGAGATCCCTTTTAATGCGAGGCGAGCCGAGGATATTCTTTTGGGCATGGAGGAACTTCTCATGCGATCTAGGCATTTCAGCAGCTCATCTCTCATGGCCCTGCTGGTGGCAGCGGCTCCCATCATGGCCCAGGGTGTGTCCACCCAGCTGGGTGGCCGGGTGTTGGACACCAAGGGCGGGGCCATTGCCGGCGCCACAGTGGTCATCCGCAACACCGAGACCGGGCTGACCCGCACCCTCCAGACCAGCAGCGAAGGCCGGTACATGGCCACCCTGCTGCCCGTCGGCCCCTATACCGTCAGCGTCACCAAGTCCGGCTTCCAGACCGCCAGCAACGTCAAGGTGAACCTGAACCTCGGTGATGCCGCCCCCCTGACCATCCGTCTCGCCGCCGAGACCGGCGCCGTGGTGGAAGTGGTCGCCGCCAGTGCTGCCGTGGACACGGAGCGCGCCAGCGCCGCCGCCATCATCTCCCCCGACAACCTCACCAACCTGCCGGTGCTCAACCGCAACTTTACGAACCTGGCCACCCTGTCTCCCCAGGTGGTGGTGGACAGCAGCCGCGGCAACCTCGCCATCGCCGGCCAGCGCGGCGT
This region includes:
- a CDS encoding SpoIVB peptidase S55 domain-containing protein codes for the protein MRLVALAFALLSLAPLAAQGPATLAVSEIRAGMKGYGRTVFQGGKIDRFEFEVLGVQKNAAPGRSRIMVRASGGPLAETGILAGMSGSPCYIDGKLVGALSTGILFEKEAIGGITPIAEMLDQLRDIPETAPSRTPLILPKLEPPKVLKAALAGEMLDFRTLMGEADPQALPMALVGSSLGAEARRLWSGLPITFAAAPVLSGGREEASPIEPGGMAAITLMQGDLDLAAAGTITFISGKRVLLFGHQLFNLGPVDLPLWSATVASSVASYQSSFKMAMPVAPIGALRLDRSSGVAGLLGAEARMVPLRIGLNLGGKRTLNFRFELMDHPVATPALVATAVAQTLDAHTRGLGLQSLSMQGNIKLAGHPAILIENVIADLNPSRMSQYIGAMLQAIMLNPFEKPVFEGISLTIKAEERLDLSGIAGVRLLKARAKRGEVLPVLVTLQNIQGVRETATFNIQVPSSAAKGKATLMVGDGFSLMAADPDERMIDVANLGDVVRLLNGALRNNHAYALLVQAQPGAGLRGSRIEGIPPTVASLVSGDGASSDNKLQRRIVGRAVLPLDREVRGLSQLDVEIE